TCAGTATTTGACCTTCCGGGTGTTATCTCTGCGACCGTGGTGCTGACAGCGGAACGTGCGAGTGGCGGAAATGGGGGCGGCAACGGCGGTGGTCACGATCACAGCCATGGTCCTGATGCAGAAAAGGGCGCGGCCCCGGATGCCGGAAAAGGTGGTGCTGGGCCAGATGCTGGCAAAGGAGCAGGCCCTGGCGGAGAACCTGGCTCGGATGAGCCGCTGATGGAAAGCACCAAGTCAATTATTGCTGTGGCTTCCGGAAAAGGCGGCGTCGGCAAATCGACAACGGCCGTCAACCTCGCCTTGGCTTTGGCTTCTAGCGGGAAAAAAGTTGGCCTGCTGGATGCTGACATCTACGGCCCGTCCATTCCTCGGATGATGGGTACATCAGGACAGCCGCAATCCAGCGACGGTGAAACCCTCGATCCGTTGGAAAACTACGGCGTTAAAATCATGTCCATGGGCTTTTTAGTCGAAGACGATGATCCGATCATCTGGCGTGGTCCCATGGTTCAATCGGCGCTGATCCAAATGATCCGGGATTTGAATTGGGGCGAATTGGATGCGTTGGTTGTCGATATGCCGCCAGGAACCGGTGACATTCAACTCACCATGGCACAGCAAGTGCCACTGACAGGGGCCGTAATCGTTTCAACACCGCAAGACATTGCCCTGGCTGATGCGCGCAAGGGCCTGAATATGTTCCGCAAAGTGGATGTGCCGGTGTTCGGCATTATTGAAAACATGAGCTATTTCATGTGCCCGCATTGTAACGAACGGTCAGAAATCTTCAGCCATGGCGGTGCCAAGCAAGAAGCGGAACAACTCGGCATCGACTTTTTAGGCGACATTCCTTTGGATATGGCCATTCGCGAAACATCTGACGGCGGTCGTCCCATCGTGTTCTCACAACCCAACAGCCCACATGCCAAGGCTTACACGGCTATTGCTGAGAAAGTTTGGGAAAAAGTGGAGCAGTCCCTGGCGAGCAAGGATGCCCAAGCGCCGAATATTCTTATTCAGTAGTGAAAATTATGTAGGCGGTCTGTCTAAAACGATAAAGCTATAGGATGGATCGCCGTCGTGATCTTCTCGGCTGAATTCGACCCATTGGTTAAGATCAAAATCATGGAAAAAGGTGTCTCCATCTGGTTTTGCGTGAATTTGGGTTAGATAAATCCGCTCGGTAAGCTCCGCAAAATGAGTGTAAACCTTTGCCCCGCCGATAATCATGATTTCATCGTCTCCGCCTATAGCCTGCTCGGCCACCGCTAACGCTTCTTTCCGATCGTGCGCAATCGTCACCCCGTCTGCGTAAAACGATTGATCCCGGCTTAAAATAATGTTGGTCCGCCCTGGCAAGGGCTTGCCAATCGATTGAAATGTCCGGCGGCCCATGATGACCGGCTTTCCCATGGTTTTTTCCTTAAAATACTTAAGGTCACCAGGTATATGCCAAGGCATCGTCCCGCCGAATCCTATCACCCGGTTTTCACCCATCGCGACGATGATGGATATGCGCATCGCTTACACCGCGACCGGCGCAGAAATGTGAGGGTGGGACTGATAGTCTTTTAATTCAAAGTCGTCGAACGTAAATCCGAAGATGTCCTGAACGTCAGACTTCAGCACCATTTTCGGCAGAGGAAACGGCTCCCGCGTCAATTGTAAATCCGTCTGTTCCATATGATTTATATACAGGTGAGCATCGCCGAAGGTGTGAATGAACTCGCCGGGTGCCAAGCCGCTGACTTGGGCCAACATCAACGTCAGCAGAGCATAGGAGGCAATGTTGAACGGCACTCCTAAAAATACATCCGCACTTCGTTGGTAGAGTTGGCACGACAAACGGCCCTCGGCAACGTAGAACTGGAACAGACAGTGGCACGGCGGCAAGGCCATCGACTCGATATGTTCAACATTCCAGGCACTTACAATAAGGCGGCGTGAATTGGGATTGTCGCGGAGCTGGTTCACAAGTTGAGTGATTTGATCGACATGACTGCCGTCCGACGTTGGCCAAGACCGCCATTGAGAGCCATAAACCGGGCCTAAATCACCGTTTTCATCGGCCCAATCATCCCAGATGGAAACCCCATTGTCGTTCAGATATTTAATATTGGTATCACCCCTCAAGAACCAAAGCAGCTCGTGGATGATCGACCGCAGGTGAAGTTTTTTGGTGGTCACGAGGGGAAAACCCGCTCCCAGATCAAAACGCATTTGATGACCGAAGACGCTTCGGGTTCCAGTCCCCGTACGGTCACCTTTTTCCACGCCTT
The sequence above is a segment of the Rhodospirillaceae bacterium genome. Coding sequences within it:
- a CDS encoding Mrp/NBP35 family ATP-binding protein — protein: DNGDDIVSQNMVTGIQIQDGHVAFAIEVDPERGPKLEPLRKQAEKSVFDLPGVISATVVLTAERASGGNGGGNGGGHDHSHGPDAEKGAAPDAGKGGAGPDAGKGAGPGGEPGSDEPLMESTKSIIAVASGKGGVGKSTTAVNLALALASSGKKVGLLDADIYGPSIPRMMGTSGQPQSSDGETLDPLENYGVKIMSMGFLVEDDDPIIWRGPMVQSALIQMIRDLNWGELDALVVDMPPGTGDIQLTMAQQVPLTGAVIVSTPQDIALADARKGLNMFRKVDVPVFGIIENMSYFMCPHCNERSEIFSHGGAKQEAEQLGIDFLGDIPLDMAIRETSDGGRPIVFSQPNSPHAKAYTAIAEKVWEKVEQSLASKDAQAPNILIQ
- a CDS encoding dihydrofolate reductase, whose protein sequence is MRISIIVAMGENRVIGFGGTMPWHIPGDLKYFKEKTMGKPVIMGRRTFQSIGKPLPGRTNIILSRDQSFYADGVTIAHDRKEALAVAEQAIGGDDEIMIIGGAKVYTHFAELTERIYLTQIHAKPDGDTFFHDFDLNQWVEFSREDHDGDPSYSFIVLDRPPT
- a CDS encoding thymidylate synthase codes for the protein MQQYLELMRHIRDEGVEKGDRTGTGTRSVFGHQMRFDLGAGFPLVTTKKLHLRSIIHELLWFLRGDTNIKYLNDNGVSIWDDWADENGDLGPVYGSQWRSWPTSDGSHVDQITQLVNQLRDNPNSRRLIVSAWNVEHIESMALPPCHCLFQFYVAEGRLSCQLYQRSADVFLGVPFNIASYALLTLMLAQVSGLAPGEFIHTFGDAHLYINHMEQTDLQLTREPFPLPKMVLKSDVQDIFGFTFDDFELKDYQSHPHISAPVAV